The genome window GCGGGGAAGGACCAGCCCGTGGACCTCGTCCCGAAGCCGCTCGCCGGCGGCAAGCAGCGCTGGGACTACTCGGTCGACCAGCGCGACGACCAGGTCGCCGTGATCTCGGCGAGCCGCATCGCGGGCAAGTGGTACGCCGCGCAGTTCCCCGAGTCGGCGTTCGTGGCCCCCTTCGACGCCGCGGGCCGCACGGAGGCCGTGTACGCGCACGACGCCCAGGCCGTGTCGCTCCTCGGCCTCGCCTCGCGCGAGCCCGATCCGGCCGAGGGGCGCACGCTTTTCGTGTACTCTACACCTGTTGCGGTCTACAAGTTCCCGCTCGCTCCCGGGGTCAGCTACACGTCGGTCGGCGAGGTGAAGGGGGCCACGCTGCGCGGGCTGCCATACGCGGGGCGGGACCGCTACGAGGTCACCGTCGACGCCGTAGGCCAGCTCGACCTCCCCGACCTCGTCTTCCAGCAGGTGTTGCGGGTGCGCACCCGGGTCACGCTCGAGCCGGCGGCGGGCGCCGCCACGACGCAGCTGCAGGTGTCGTTCCTCTCCGAGTGCTTCGGCGAGGTCGCCCGCGTGACGAGCAAGGCGGGCGAGAAGACCGACGACTTCACCGTGGCGAGCGAGGTGCGCCGCCTCGGGCTGCCCTGACGGCGGCGCACGACAGGGAGCGAACGGACACGGACTGCGACAGGACAGCACAGGACAGGACAGGACGGAGGAGCGGGGAGCATGGAATCAGCGGATCGGCGGTGGGGGTGGGACGCCTGGAAGAAGGGCTTCGACGCCTGGGAAGAGCGCACGGCGAAGCACATCGAGCTCGGGCTGCGGAGCCCCACGTTCATCACGCCCGCGTCCGCCGCGCTGACGACGGTGCTCCGCGCGAAGGTCGTCGTCGACCGCGCGCAGACCGCGCTCGTCGCCGCGCTCGGCTTGCCCACGAAGGCCGACCAGGAGCGCACGCTCCACGCACTGAACCGCCTCGAGAGCCGGCTCATCGATCTCGAAGAGAAGCTCGAGCGCGCCGAGGGCGCGCGGAAGGACCGCTAGCCCCATGGACGTCACACGCTTCCTCGACCTCGCGATCGCCCCGAAGGTGCTCTTCGACACGCTGGAAGAGCGCAAGGACCGCGTGCGCTTCTGGGTGCCCCGACCGGGCGCGGGCACGGATCTGTCGGCGTACACGGCGGTCACGTACGGCGCGTTCGCGGCCGACGTGCGCGCCCTCGGCAGCGCGCTCACGGCGGAGCTCGAGCCCGGGGACCGCGCGGCGATCTTCGCGCCAAACCGCGTCGAGTGGGCCACCGCGGCCCTCGCCGTGCAGGCGGTCGGGGGCGTGATCGTTCCCGTGTATCCTGCAAGCACTCCAGCGCAGCTCGCCTACGTGCTCGACCACTCCGACGCGCGCGTCGTCTTCGTCGACACGCCGGCCCTGCTCGCGAAGGTGCTCGAGGCGTGGCCGAGCCTTCATGACGACGGACGCGGGCTGCGACGGGTCGTGCTCCTCGACGCTGGCCTCGACGCGGAGCGGGTGCTCGCGAAGGTGCGCGCCGAAGGGAGAGCGGCGCCAAGCGACGAGGCGCTCGCCCGTGTCCTGTCGCTGACCGACCTGCTCACCGCGGGCGCCGCGCGCGACGCGGCGAGCCCCGGCGCGTTCGAGGCACGCATGGGCGCGGTGTCGCTCGATCAACCTGGGATGATGCTCTACACGAGCGGCACGTCGGGTAACCCGAAGGGCGTCCCGCTCACGCACCGCAACGTGGGCACGAACGGCAAAGACTGGCTCACCCTCAACGGCCCGCTCGTGCCCGAGAACGCGATCGACGTGCTGTGGCTGCCCATGAGCCACATCTTCGGCTTCGGGGAGATGAACCTCGGCAACACGCTGGGCATGACCAGCTACCTCTCGGATCCCGTGGGCTGCATCGCGCTCGTGCCGGTCGTGAAGCCGCACGTCTTCATGAGCGTGCCCTCGCACTGGGAGAAGCTCGCGGCGCCGGCGCTGCGAGAGTCCGACCCCGCGGCGCAGAGAGACGCGCTCCGCGCGTGCACCGGCGGACGCCTCGCGTTCTGTCTCTCGGGCGGCGCGGGCCTGAAACGTGAGATAAAGGAAGTTTACCATTCGGCGGGCATCCTGATCGTCGAGGGCTACGGCCTCACCGAGACCTCGCCCACCCTCACGCTGAACCGCGCCGACAGCTTCCGGTTCGACTCGGTGGGCAAGCCGCTGCCGAGCGTGGAGCTGAAGCTCGCCGACGACGGCGAGATCCTCGCGAAGGGCCCGAACGTGTTTGGCGGCTACCACAAGGACGAGGCCGCCACGCGCGCGGCGTTCACCGAAGACGGCTGGTTCCAGACCGGCGACGTCGGCCGCTTCACGGAAGACGGCTTTCTCCAGATCGTCGATCGCAAGAAGGACATCCTCGTGACCGCCGGCGGCAAGAACATCCCGCCCGCGAACATCGAGCAGCACTTCCAGGGAGATCCCCGCTTCGCGCACGTGGTCGTCTACGGCGACGGCAAGAAGTACCTGGTCGCGGGGGTGTGGCTCAACGACGCGGTCGTCGACGCGGAGCTCGGCGCGCTCCCCGCGAGCGAGCGCACGGCGGCACGGGAGGCGCTCGTCGCCGCGCGGATCGCCGAGGTGAACGCCCACCTGCCGAGCTACGAGACCCTGAAGGCCTTCCACATCTTCGACGAGCCGCTCACGGTCGAGCGCGAGCTGCTCACCGCGTCGCTCAAGGTGCGGCGCAAGAAGGTCGTCGAGGTGTTTCGCGCCGAGCTCGAGGCGCTCTACGATAGACCTGCGCCCGCGCGACGCTGATGCCGTCCGCCCATCCGCCCACGCTCGAACGCCCCGCTCGCTCGCCGGAGCTCCCCCAGCAGCGCACGCCCACCCTCACGCCCGCCCTCGCGCCGAACGTCCGCCCCATGCCAGGTCCAAACGACAAGCCCGCCGCCCGGCCGGAGAGCCTATGGGGCGCGCGCCTCAAGAACTTGGCCGAGGTCGCGGTGCGCCCCAGGCCCCCCGTGGGCACGACGCCGGCCGACGTGGTGCATCGCGAGAACAAGTGGAGCCTGCTCCGCTACCGCCGTGACACGCTGCCCTGCTTCGCGACCCCGGTGCTGCTCGTGCCGTCCCTCATCAACCGGCACTACGTGCTCGATCTCCTGCCGGGGAAGAGCCTCGCCGAGTGGCTCGTCGCGCGCGGGCACGACGTGTTCGTCATCGACTGGGGCACGCCCGGCGACGAGGACCGCTTCGTCACGTTCGACGACGTCTGCGACCGCGCGATCGGGCGCGCGCTGCGGAAGACCGCCTCGTTCGGCGCGCGCGGCAAGGCGCACCTGCTCGGGTATTGCCTCGGCGGGCTGCTCACGGTCCTCCACACGGCGGCCCGCCCCGAGCACGTGGCCTCGCTCCTCACGCTCGCCGCGCCCGTGAAGTTCGGGGCCGACGAGGGGCTGCTCTCCGCGTGGACGCGCACGCCCACCTTCGACCTCGACGCCCTCGTGGACGCCACGGGCAACGTGCCGTGGCCGCTCATGCAGGCGGCGTTCAACATGCTGCGCCCCACGCTCGGCCTCTCGAAGGCGGTGCAGCTCGTGGACCGCGCGTGGAACGACGAGTTCCTGGACGGCTTCTTCGCCCTGGAGACCTGGGGCAACGACAACGTGTCGTTCCCCGGCGAGTGCTTCCGCGAGTACATCCGCGCGCACTACCGGGGCGACGAGCTCGCGCAGGGCACGTTCCACCTGTCCGGGATCCCCGCGCGGCTCGAGGACGTGAGGGTGCCGCTCCTGGCGGTGACGTTCGAGCACGACACGATCGTCCCCAAGGCGAGCGCGCTCCCGCTCGTCGAGCGTGCCGGCTCGCCCGACAAAACCCACCTCCACCTACCCGGAGGCCACGTGGGCGCCGTCGTGTCGAGCGCGGCGAAGCGGCGCCTCTGGCCCAAGCTCTCCGAGTTCTGGGCCCGAAACGACTCGTCGTAGCGCGGACCCTCGAGCGCCAGCGGCCATGGAAATGTGGGTCGCGCGCGCCCGTTCGGCTAGGGTCGTCGCAATGACCGAGCCGCCGATTTCGCAGGCCGCGAAGCCGTACTTCATCGCCAGCGCCGTGGCCGCGGGCGTCGCGGGGTTGGCGTTCGCCGCCCTGGGCAAGGGGCCGGGGCTCGCGCCCTTCCTCGGGCGGTTCCACCCCCTCGTCGTGCACCTCCCGATCGGCGTGCTCGTGCTCGCTGTGACCCTCGAGCTGCTCGCGCTGCGCTCCTCGTCCGTAAAGGCCAAGGTCGAGCCCGCGATGCCGGCGGTGCTGTCGTTCCTCGTCGCGTCGGGGGTGGTCGCGCTCGTGCTCGGGATGCTCCTCGGCCAGGACGCCGGAGACTACTCGGCGAAGCTCCTCGGGCGGCACCGGCTCATCACGTTCGTGTCTGTGATTCTCGCGTGCGCCGCGCTCGCGACGCACGGCGCGCAGGACGGGACGCCCGCGCTGCGCGCGCTCTACCGGGGCGTGCTCGCGCTCACGCTGGGGGCGATGAGCCTCGGCGGTCACCTCGGCGGCGGGCTGTCGCGCGGCGAGAACTACCTCTACGAGCTCGCGCCCTCGTTCGTGCAGCGCGTCGCGGGGTACACGCCGAAGAAGGCAGAGCCCACGACCGCGCCCGTCGCCACGCCAGGAGCCGACGCGAAGGTGTTCGCCGACGTGGTGCAGCCCGCGCTCATCAAGCGGTGCGGTAGCTGCCACGGCGAGAAGAAGCAGAAGGCCGATCTCCGCGTCGATTCGCTCGCCGCGCTGCTGAAGGGCGGCGAGACCGGCCCCGCGATCGTGCCCTTCTCCGCCAAGAAGAGCCTCATCCACGAGCGAATGACGCTGCCCAAGACCTCGGACGACTACATGCCGCCCGACGACAAGCCGGGCCTCACGCCCGACGAGCTCGCGGCGCTCGAGTTCTGGCTCGACCGCGGCGCGAGCCCCGAGCTCACGGTCGCCGCCGCGCTCACCCCCGCCGCCCCGGAGGCGGCACGACCCGCGCTCGAACGGGCGGCCCGCGGGGCGGTCCCCGCGGGCGTGACCGGCGACGCGGGGCCCGACGCCGACGCCGGCGCGCGCGACTGACGCCAACGCGCCGCGGCGTCGCGTGTATTCTGCACGCTATCGGCGACCGACGCGCCGTCGGAGCGCCTCGAGCTCCTCGTCGGTGTCGTCGTCGAGCGGCGCCCGAGGGGCGGCCGCGGGCACGCGGACAGCGGGCTCGACGCGGAGCTTCTTGGGCTCGGACCGCTCAACGCTGGGAGCTGTGGGCTCGTCTTTCCCGCGCGGCCGCGCCAGCAGCCGCGCCGCCCCCACGCCGCCGAGGAGCCCGAACAGGTGGCTCTGCCACGAGATGCCCACCTCGCCGGGCAACACGCCGAAGAGCGCTCCGCCGTAGAGGAAGAACACCGCGAGGCTGCCCATGATGGGCCAGAATTTCCGCTCGAAGAGGCCCCGGGCGAGCAGGTAGCCCAGATAGCCGAAGATGAGCACGCTCGCCCCGACGTGCACCGACGCAGACGGGCCGATGAGCCAGGTCCCGAGGCCGCCCACGAGCGCCGAGAGCGCGCTCACGTAGAGCAGGTCGCGCTTGCGGCGCAGCATGACGAACCACCCGAGCACGAGCAGCGGGAGGGTGTTGCTCGCGATGTGCGAGAAGCTGCCGTGCAGGAACGGCGCGAAGAGAATGCCCACGAGGCCGTGGAGGGTGCGCGGCGCCACCCCGAGCGCGGACAGGTGCCCTTGGAAGATCACCGCGTTGACGAGGTGCACCCCCCAGAGGAACGCGGTGAACGCGCCAAGAATGACGCCGTGCGACTTCAGCTCGGTCGTGAGCGGGGCGCTCTTGGAGCTCTCTTGGGCCATCGGGCTTAGCGTACACCTCCTGGCAGCTGCGGCGCGGGGGTGCAGCCCCTCCCGTCGATCGGCCCGCGATACGGCTCTTAAGAGGGCGCTCCCCCCCTTGGCCCTCGATGCTTCGGCTCTTGTGAGGCGTTCCCCCTCACACTCCCGCTCCTTGCGGCCCTCGATGCTTCGGCGTCAGGGCGCGACCGGGTTGTGTGGCCCGGGTGGCGCGGACGGCGCCGGAGGGGGCGCCGAGGGACCGGCCTCGCGGCGCGGCGGCAAGCGGCGCTTCCACGAGTCGTCGGGCGCCCCTGACGCGGACGCGGGCGCGGGCGGGGCAGACGGCGCGGGCGGCGCGCTCGGCGGAGTGCGCGCCCCGCTCGACTCCGCGGGCGCCGCGGACACTGAGGGGACGATCGTCGCGGGCGTCGCGCGGGGGCCCAAGCGGGCGAGCCCAAGGCCCGCGCCGACGAGGCAGACGAGGGCCACGGCCGCGAGCGCAGCTTGGCGGGGCCCCCTGGTCGGCGCAGCGTGAGACCGGGGCGGGTCGAGCGACGGCTCGAGGGACGGCGGCGGCGTGTCGACGGGCGTCGTGGCGCCGAGCTCGCTGACCGTGACCGCCTCGAGCGCGCTCGGCGTCGACGTCGGCACCGTCGGGCTCCGAGGCGCGCTCGGCACCGCGCTCAGGCTCACGCTCTCGCCGAGCACCGACGCGAGCTCGGCGACCTGCTCCGACGCCCGCGCGAAGCGTCGATCCGGCGCCCGATCGCACGACCGCCGAAACCAAGCGTCGAAGCCCTCCGGGAGCCAGGGCCAGCGCTCGCTCGGCGCGTACATCGGATCGCGCAGCAGCTGCGCCATCATCTCGCCCATCGACTCGGCTCGCCAGTAGTAGTCCCCCGTGAGGAGGCGCACGGCCACGATGCCGAGCGACCACACGTCGGAGGCCGGCCCCACGGGGGTGCCCGAGCCCGCCTGCTCGGGCGACATGTAGAGCGGCGTGCCCATGAGCGCGCCCGGGCGCGTGACGAGGGCGCCGGCCAGCGCGCTCGGATCGTCGGCGCCGCTGACCTTCGAGATGCCGAAGTCGAGCACCTTGAGCAGCGTCGTGCCGTCGTCCCTTCGGTGGAAGAAGAGGTTCTCGGGCTTGAGATCGCGGTGCACGATGCCGAGGGAGTGGGCCTTGTCGAGCACGCGCGCGACCTGCCCCAGGGCGTCGACGACCTCGCGCGGCGAGAGGCGAACGTGCTCCTCGAGGACATGCTCGAGATCGACGCCGTCAAGCAGCTCCATCACCAAGAACGGCGCGTTGCCGAGCTCCGGCATGACGTCGGCGTCGGTGACGGTCACGACGTGCTCGCTCTTGATGCGCGCCGGGGCGCGGGCCTCGCGCTTGAACCGGAGCACGAGCTCTTCCGAGAGCCCGGTGGGGACGTTCAGCACCTTGAGCGCGTGCTGCTGCCCCGTGTGCACGTGCTCGACGCGGTACACGACGCCCATACCCCCGCGGCCGATCTCGCCGAGGACGCGGTAGCGCTGGGCGACGAGGGTGCCAACGAGGAGCGGCTGCACGGCCTACCAGTTCGAGCAGCGGGGGGCCGCGGTCACGCGCCAGTGGGCGCCCTCGAACCAGCGCTCGCAGGGGGCCGCGGTGGGCCCCTGCCACCGGCCGGCGGAGTGACTGTCCACGATCTGGCAAGCGCTGCCGGCCCCCTCGACGCAGAACTCCCGATTGTGGAGGGTGCCGGCCAGGAAGTCCTGCCCGGTGAGCTTGATGTGCGCGCCGCACTCGACGCTCACGACGACCTTCCCGTCGGCGATGCAGGTCACCGAGTCCTTCGGACGGAAGCAGAACGAGGCGACCTGACCGTAGAGCTCGAACGGGACCTTGCGATCGAGCGACCACAGCGTGGCGGGCGCGCCGGCCGTGGCGCTGTCGATCCAGCGCCCCGAGTCGCCCTTCACGTCGACGTTCTGGCAGATCGTGCGGGTCCCCAGCGGCGGCCACGTGCCCGGACAACCGTATTCGACTTTGCAGTCGCTCCATGTAGACTGCACGCACCTCCGGGACCCCGTGCAGGTCTTGCCGGAGTCGCCGTCCGCGACCTTGCAGGTCGTGTCGAGGGTGCCGTCGACGCAGGGCCCGCCCTCCGCCGGGGGCGCGGCGTCGCCCTCGGGCTCGATCCCTGGCTCGCTCGCGTCGGGCTCGGCGGCGCCGTCGGACGCGCCCGCGTCCCGAGAAAGGGTCGGCCGCTCGCTCCGCGCCGCGTAGTCCCCCAGCCCTAGCGTACACGCCCCCGTGAGCGCCGCGACGACCGCGACGATCACGTGGGAGCCGGCCCCTCGACCGCTTCTGCTCATCAGAACCTCCCCTCGATCCCAACGCCGAGCCCGCGCGGCACCACCGACACCGTGGCGGGCGCGCGCTCCCGGCTGGCCCCTCCCCATCGCGTCGTGAACGCGAGGACGACGGCCCCCACCGCCGCGACACCTCCGCCGACGAGCAGCCCGCTCGCCACCGTCGCCTCGGCGCGGATGTTCTCTCGCGTCGCGTCGCCACGCTCCGCGATCGGCTTGGCCTGCTCGTCCGAGTCCCTTCCGGCGGCGTGGGCGAAGAGCGCGCCGCCCGCGCCCGCGGTGACCAGCGCGAGGCCCGCCGTCGAGAAGAAGAGCCAGCGCGGCGTGCCCGAGGCGGCGGTGTCCGCGCGGGGCGGAGCGGCGCGCAGCTCGATCGCCACGTCGCTGGCGGCGCCATCCGCGACGTCCCCGCGCCAGACGAACGGCGCATACCCGGGGGCGGAGACCTCGACGCGGTGCCGGCCCACGCCGACCACCGATGAGGGCTCGCGCGAGGAGATGTCGACCGGCTCGCCGTCGAGCGTGGCGGCCATGCCGAGCGGGCGCGCGTGAAAGCGAAGCGTGATGCGCCCCGCGGCGACGCGCCGGGCGACCACCTTCACCTCACGGGCCTCGCCCTCGGCGACCGTGATCGCGGCGCGAAACGGCGCGAGCTGGGGCCCCGTGAGCTCGACGACGTGCTCGCCCGGGTCGAGCTCGAGCGGCTTGCCCCACGTGACACGCGGCAACGGCGCGCCGTCGACCGCGAGCACCGCCGCCTCCGGGGCGTCCCCCTGGAGCGCGAGCGTGACGCGCGGCACGCGCGCCGCGAGCTGGTCGGCCTCGAGGGCAGCAGACTTCCCGGTGGCCACGTAGCGCTGCTCGCCGGTCGCCGCGACGCGATCCTCCGCCTCTCGGCCCGCGAGCCGAAAGGCCGCGCTCGCGCTGGCCACCTTCCCGAGGCCGCGGAGGCAGCGGGCGATGTAGAGGCGAGTGTTGGGGCTCGGCTGGACGGAGAAGCTCGCCTCGAACGACCTCAGCGCGGGCGCGAACTGCCCGGCCACGTAGAGCTTGCGGCCCTCCTCGAAGGTCTGCAGGGCTACACCACCGGAGGCGCTACGC of Myxococcales bacterium contains these proteins:
- a CDS encoding AMP-binding protein, which produces MDVTRFLDLAIAPKVLFDTLEERKDRVRFWVPRPGAGTDLSAYTAVTYGAFAADVRALGSALTAELEPGDRAAIFAPNRVEWATAALAVQAVGGVIVPVYPASTPAQLAYVLDHSDARVVFVDTPALLAKVLEAWPSLHDDGRGLRRVVLLDAGLDAERVLAKVRAEGRAAPSDEALARVLSLTDLLTAGAARDAASPGAFEARMGAVSLDQPGMMLYTSGTSGNPKGVPLTHRNVGTNGKDWLTLNGPLVPENAIDVLWLPMSHIFGFGEMNLGNTLGMTSYLSDPVGCIALVPVVKPHVFMSVPSHWEKLAAPALRESDPAAQRDALRACTGGRLAFCLSGGAGLKREIKEVYHSAGILIVEGYGLTETSPTLTLNRADSFRFDSVGKPLPSVELKLADDGEILAKGPNVFGGYHKDEAATRAAFTEDGWFQTGDVGRFTEDGFLQIVDRKKDILVTAGGKNIPPANIEQHFQGDPRFAHVVVYGDGKKYLVAGVWLNDAVVDAELGALPASERTAAREALVAARIAEVNAHLPSYETLKAFHIFDEPLTVERELLTASLKVRRKKVVEVFRAELEALYDRPAPARR
- a CDS encoding alpha/beta fold hydrolase, with protein sequence MPSAHPPTLERPARSPELPQQRTPTLTPALAPNVRPMPGPNDKPAARPESLWGARLKNLAEVAVRPRPPVGTTPADVVHRENKWSLLRYRRDTLPCFATPVLLVPSLINRHYVLDLLPGKSLAEWLVARGHDVFVIDWGTPGDEDRFVTFDDVCDRAIGRALRKTASFGARGKAHLLGYCLGGLLTVLHTAARPEHVASLLTLAAPVKFGADEGLLSAWTRTPTFDLDALVDATGNVPWPLMQAAFNMLRPTLGLSKAVQLVDRAWNDEFLDGFFALETWGNDNVSFPGECFREYIRAHYRGDELAQGTFHLSGIPARLEDVRVPLLAVTFEHDTIVPKASALPLVERAGSPDKTHLHLPGGHVGAVVSSAAKRRLWPKLSEFWARNDSS
- a CDS encoding rhomboid family intramembrane serine protease produces the protein MAQESSKSAPLTTELKSHGVILGAFTAFLWGVHLVNAVIFQGHLSALGVAPRTLHGLVGILFAPFLHGSFSHIASNTLPLLVLGWFVMLRRKRDLLYVSALSALVGGLGTWLIGPSASVHVGASVLIFGYLGYLLARGLFERKFWPIMGSLAVFFLYGGALFGVLPGEVGISWQSHLFGLLGGVGAARLLARPRGKDEPTAPSVERSEPKKLRVEPAVRVPAAAPRAPLDDDTDEELEALRRRVGRR
- a CDS encoding protein kinase — encoded protein: MQPLLVGTLVAQRYRVLGEIGRGGMGVVYRVEHVHTGQQHALKVLNVPTGLSEELVLRFKREARAPARIKSEHVVTVTDADVMPELGNAPFLVMELLDGVDLEHVLEEHVRLSPREVVDALGQVARVLDKAHSLGIVHRDLKPENLFFHRRDDGTTLLKVLDFGISKVSGADDPSALAGALVTRPGALMGTPLYMSPEQAGSGTPVGPASDVWSLGIVAVRLLTGDYYWRAESMGEMMAQLLRDPMYAPSERWPWLPEGFDAWFRRSCDRAPDRRFARASEQVAELASVLGESVSLSAVPSAPRSPTVPTSTPSALEAVTVSELGATTPVDTPPPSLEPSLDPPRSHAAPTRGPRQAALAAVALVCLVGAGLGLARLGPRATPATIVPSVSAAPAESSGARTPPSAPPAPSAPPAPASASGAPDDSWKRRLPPRREAGPSAPPPAPSAPPGPHNPVAP